The Pandoraea vervacti DNA window GCGCCGCCCTTCTGCGCGAAGCCCATGAAGTCGAGCACGGAAGCGCTCTTGCCTTCGAGGTGCGCCGCCATCGTGATGAGCGCGCCGATCGTCACGACGCCCGTGCCGCCCACGCCCGTGACCATGATGTCGAACGGCGCGTCGCCCGCGAGCGCCACCGGTTGCGGCAGCGCGTTAAGGCGTCCCTCGAACGCCGCCTGATCGAACGCGGCTGCGAGCGCCTTCTTCAACTGCGCGCCCTTGACCGACACGAAACTCGGACAAAAGCCGTTCACGCACGAGAAATCCTTGTTGCAGGACGACTGATCGATACGACGCTTGCGCCCCATCGCCGTTTCCACCGGCTCCACCGACAAGCAGTTCGATGCCACGCCGCAATCGCCGCAGCCTTCGCAAACCGCTTCGTTGATGAACAAGCGGCGATCCGGATTCGGAAATTCGTTTTTCTTGCGACGACGACGCTTCTCCGCCGCGCAAGTCTGATCGTAGATGAGCACGGTCGCGCCCGGGATCTCGCGCAGTTCGCGCTGCACGGCGTCGAGCTCGCTGCGATGATGGAACGTCGTGCCCTTCGGGAACTGCCCTTCGTGACCGACGTACTTCTCGGGCTCATCGCTCACCACGACGAGCTTCGCAATGCCTTCGGCCTCGACCTGACGCGCGATCTGCGGCACGGAAATCGAGCCGTCCACCGGCTGACCGCCGGTCATCGCGACCGCATCGTTGTATAGGATCTTGTAGGTGATGTTCGCCTTCGAGGCGACTGCCTGACGAATCGCCAGCAACCCCGAGTGGAAGTACGTGCCGTCGCCCAGATTCTGGAAAACGTGGGCACGCTTCGTGAAGTGCGAATGCGCCGCCCAGTCCACGCCCTCGCCGCCCATCTGGATCAGGCCGGTGGTATCGCGGTCCATCCACGACGCCATGAAGTGACAGCCGATCCCCGCCTGCGCGATGGAACCTTCGGGCACTTTCGTCGATGTGTTGTGCGGACACCCCGAGCAGAAGTACGGCACGCGGCGCACGCCGTCGGCAGCATTCGACAGGATGTCATGCGCCACGAGATCGACCACGCGCTCGCGGCGATCGAGCGTCGGACGATGCTTCGCCAGCCACTCGGCGAACACCGGCAGCACGCGCGACGGACGCAGTTCGCCCAGCGCGGAGAGCAAGGTGCGCCCTTCGGCATCGGTCTTGCCCAGCACGACCGGACGCGTGCCGGTGGTGCGGTTGTAGAGGTACTGCTTGATCTGCTGTTCGACGACCGGGCCCTTTTCCTCGATGACGAGAATTTCCTTCAGCCCGGCAACGAAGGTGTCCAGACGCGACATGTCCAGCGGAAACGACAGACCCACCTTGTAGATGCGCACTCCGGCCGCCGCGAGATCGTCGACCGTGATGTCCAGACGGCGCAGCGTTTCCATCAGATCGAGGTGCGCCTTGCCGCACGTCACGATACCGATATCGGCATCGGGCGCCGACGCAATCCACTTGTCGATGCTGTTCACGCGCGAGAAGGCGCGGACGGCGTCGAGCTTGTCGGCCAGACGCGCTTCGAGCGCAAGACTCGGCAGATCGGGCCAGCGGTTGTGCAAGCCGCCCGCAGGTGCAACGTAATCGAGCGGCTCGGTCCAGTCGGTACGGATCTTGTCGAGGTCGACCGTGCCGCGCGACTCGACCGTCTCGGAGATGGCCTTCAGACCCGCCCACGCGCCGGAAAAACGCGACAGCGCATACCCGTAAAGGCCGAATTCGACGAGTTCGCCAATATCCGCCGGATTGAGCACCGGCATGCTCCACGACATCATCGTGAAATCGCTCTGATGCGGCATCGACGAGGACACGCAACCGTGGTCGTCCCCCGCCACCACCAGCACGCCGCCGTGACGCGACGCCCCGTACGCGTTACCGTGCTTGAGTGCATCGCCCGCGCGATCCACGCCCGGCCCCTTCCCGTACCACATGCCGAACACGCCCTCGACGGTGCGCTCGGGATCCGCTTCCACACGTTGCGTGCCCATCACTGCCGTGCCGCCAAGCTCTTCGTTGATGGCGGGCAGGAATTTCACGTTCGCCGCATCGAGCAACTTCTTCGCCTTCCACAACTGCTGATCCACGCCGCCCAGCGGCGAGCCCCGATAGCCGCTGATGAAACCGGCGGTATTCAGGCCACGCGCGGCGTCGAGTTGGTGCTGCATCAGCAAGATGCGCACGAGCGCCTGCGTGCCGGTCAGGAAAATCTGGCCTTTGCGCGCCGTCAGCGCGTCGGAGAGTTGATAGTCGGGATGGGCCAGCGGGTTGGCCGTGGGCGTCGCGAGTGCGGCGCGCATGGGGGCATTCATTCGGTATCTCCTGATCCCCGCACCGGCTGTCGCGCTGTCGTCATCGGCGTCGGCCCGACATCCGGCGGTACTGCGGGGGCATTTGTTCTGTTCGTCTCGACGCGAATCGCATAGAACGGCCACGCGTCGGTTATGGAAGCAGTGTATGGGGAGGCCGGAGAAAGATTTTTACTATTTCACTCGTTTGAGCGCACAATAAGAAACGTTTATTTCGATAAAGGCAGTTTTGAGAAATGGAATTACTCGATAACTTTGCCCGACAGATCCTGCGCCTGTTGCAGATCGATTCCCGGCGCTCCGCGCAGGAGTTGTCCGAAAACGTAGGTCTGTCGGCCACGCCGTGCTGGCGTCGCATCAAGGACATGGAGCAAAGCGGCGTGATCCAGCGCTACACCGTGCTGCTCGACCGGGAAAAGCTGGGGTTGCACGTGTGCGCCCTCGCGCACGTGCAACTCACACGTCACACGGAAGGCGGCACGGAGCAGTTCGAGCGTGAAATCCGCTCGTGTCCCGAGGTCACCGAGTGCTACAGCACCACGGGGGAAGCCGACTACATCCTCAAAATCGTGGCGCCGGACATCAAGGCCTACGACGCGTTTCTGCACGAACACATCTTCCGGTTGCCTGCGGTCTCGAACGTGAAGACGAGCGTGGTGCTACGAGAAATCAAGTTCGACACGAGCCTTCCGATCTGAGCCCGACGGGCGGGGGGGCGATCATGGCTGCCGTGGTCGCCGGCGGGTGCCTGCGTGCCCTTGCGCGCCCTTCGTTTGCTTCCCACACGTTGACATTGCACAACATTCGCACTTGACGTCCCGGAAAATCCCGGCTAAAAATGCAAATGATTCTCATTTAAACATCGAATCAAGTTCTTCGTCCGAGGCCGACACAACGGCCGGGTGGCGCAAGAGTTTTTCGCCAGCCGCGCCTGCCAGCGTGTTGTGAAGCGTCGAGAAAGACGTTGACCACACGCCGATTGTCACGAGCGCTTGCCAGCCAGCAACGGGGTTTTTGCACTGGAGAGCAGCAGTGAAGCAGTCGTCGAGCGGCGGGGGCCGCGCCTTTGTCATGACCATGCGCCGGGGTTACGGCGTCAACGATTCGCGAAGCGGCGAGCGCGCCGGAATCGCGAGCTCGCGCCACCCGCGAGCGTCGGCGCCACGTCGGCGTCTGCACCCGCTGGCGGGTGCCGTGTTTGCCGCGTTCTGGCTGCCTGCCGCTTTCGCACAACAGGCGCTGGCCGACCATGCGCAGACGGGCCAGGCTGCACAAGCGCTCCAGATCGCGCAGGCATCGCAAAACTCGCCCAGAACGTCCGAAGCGCCCGGCATGCCCGGCGCCCCCTTGCAACTTGCCGAAGCCAATCTGCGTGAAGTGAACGTGACGGCAACGCGCACGCCGACGTCGAGCGAACGCACGCCGGCGTCCATTTCGGTCATCACCGATCAGGAC harbors:
- a CDS encoding indolepyruvate ferredoxin oxidoreductase family protein, with the protein product MRAALATPTANPLAHPDYQLSDALTARKGQIFLTGTQALVRILLMQHQLDAARGLNTAGFISGYRGSPLGGVDQQLWKAKKLLDAANVKFLPAINEELGGTAVMGTQRVEADPERTVEGVFGMWYGKGPGVDRAGDALKHGNAYGASRHGGVLVVAGDDHGCVSSSMPHQSDFTMMSWSMPVLNPADIGELVEFGLYGYALSRFSGAWAGLKAISETVESRGTVDLDKIRTDWTEPLDYVAPAGGLHNRWPDLPSLALEARLADKLDAVRAFSRVNSIDKWIASAPDADIGIVTCGKAHLDLMETLRRLDITVDDLAAAGVRIYKVGLSFPLDMSRLDTFVAGLKEILVIEEKGPVVEQQIKQYLYNRTTGTRPVVLGKTDAEGRTLLSALGELRPSRVLPVFAEWLAKHRPTLDRRERVVDLVAHDILSNAADGVRRVPYFCSGCPHNTSTKVPEGSIAQAGIGCHFMASWMDRDTTGLIQMGGEGVDWAAHSHFTKRAHVFQNLGDGTYFHSGLLAIRQAVASKANITYKILYNDAVAMTGGQPVDGSISVPQIARQVEAEGIAKLVVVSDEPEKYVGHEGQFPKGTTFHHRSELDAVQRELREIPGATVLIYDQTCAAEKRRRRKKNEFPNPDRRLFINEAVCEGCGDCGVASNCLSVEPVETAMGRKRRIDQSSCNKDFSCVNGFCPSFVSVKGAQLKKALAAAFDQAAFEGRLNALPQPVALAGDAPFDIMVTGVGGTGVVTIGALITMAAHLEGKSASVLDFMGFAQKGGAVLSFVRFANTPQALNQVRIDTQQADVLLACDMVVGASADALQTVRRDRTRVVVNTHAIPNATFVQNPDANLHADALLEKMRHAAGNAKLDACDAQALAQRFLGDTMGSNIIMLGYAWQLGLVPVSLHALQRAIELNNVAVPMNQLALAIGRLAAGDPAALTETTMKAADATRAPMHAPVGDDMALDALVAHRVALLTQYQSAAYASQFKAFVQQVADAETRVAGAPGCLARAVAQQLSRLMAYKDEYEVARLYAQTAFTDALGETFEGKPGRDFRLEFHMAPPLIARGKDGGAPKKVTIGPWLWPVLRGMAKLRGLRGGALDVFGYTLERRMERQLIVDYRATMERALAGLSADTLADAIALAEVPAKIRGYGHVKLANLAMAKRVEATIAGRLGITPATGDAVEQALAHARTSGKSLKGIPVVTTR
- a CDS encoding Lrp/AsnC family transcriptional regulator translates to MELLDNFARQILRLLQIDSRRSAQELSENVGLSATPCWRRIKDMEQSGVIQRYTVLLDREKLGLHVCALAHVQLTRHTEGGTEQFEREIRSCPEVTECYSTTGEADYILKIVAPDIKAYDAFLHEHIFRLPAVSNVKTSVVLREIKFDTSLPI